One Alteribacter lacisalsi genomic window carries:
- a CDS encoding pro-sigmaK processing inhibitor BofA family protein, with protein sequence MEPFFVLSLLGAGIFLLLILGAPMKPLRIMGQGAIRMLIGALFLFFLNAFGSLFGYELPINIVTAAVTGFLGLPGIIALIIIDMSIMP encoded by the coding sequence ATGGAACCTTTCTTTGTGCTGTCGCTGCTTGGTGCCGGAATCTTTCTGCTTCTGATTCTCGGTGCGCCAATGAAACCTTTGAGAATAATGGGGCAGGGAGCAATCAGAATGCTGATTGGCGCTTTGTTTCTGTTTTTCCTGAATGCGTTTGGTTCACTGTTCGGCTATGAACTTCCTATTAATATCGTGACAGCAGCCGTAACAGGTTTCCTTGGGCTGCCGGGGATTATTGCGCTGATCATTATCGACATGTCGATAATGCCATAA
- a CDS encoding YaaL family protein codes for MFFKRKKRAIRRREDERLMNEIDQLREKLDQQRNLLSHRADHSDHLHYQVKLNEAKYLFLLKEVRHRHRTAPAGRSN; via the coding sequence ATGTTTTTCAAACGGAAAAAGAGAGCGATACGCCGAAGAGAAGATGAACGACTCATGAACGAGATCGATCAGCTAAGAGAAAAGCTCGACCAGCAGCGGAATCTCTTATCCCACCGTGCCGATCACAGCGATCACCTTCACTATCAGGTGAAACTCAATGAAGCAAAGTACCTGTTCCTTCTAAAGGAAGTAAGGCACCGCCACAGGACAGCGCCTGCCGGCCGTTCTAACTGA
- the recR gene encoding recombination mediator RecR, which translates to MQYPEPISKLIEGFMRLPGIGPKTAARLAFYVLDMKEDDVLDFAKALVNAKRNLTYCSVCHHITDTDPCRICDDKARDQTVICVVQESRDVIAMEKMREYLGQYHVLHGAISPMDGVGPEDIYIPDLIKRLQDDTVQEIIIATNPNIEGEATAMYISRLVKPTGIKVTRIAHGLPVGGDLEYADEVTLSKAIEGRREL; encoded by the coding sequence ATGCAATACCCTGAACCGATATCTAAGCTGATTGAAGGCTTTATGCGCCTTCCGGGGATCGGGCCGAAAACAGCTGCGAGACTCGCTTTTTACGTACTGGATATGAAAGAAGACGATGTCCTTGATTTCGCAAAAGCGCTTGTGAATGCTAAGCGTAACCTCACTTACTGCTCTGTGTGTCATCACATTACGGATACTGACCCGTGCAGAATCTGCGATGACAAAGCGAGAGACCAGACTGTGATTTGTGTGGTCCAGGAATCCAGGGATGTTATCGCTATGGAAAAGATGAGAGAGTATCTGGGACAGTATCACGTGCTTCACGGGGCCATTTCCCCAATGGATGGAGTCGGACCCGAAGATATTTATATACCGGATCTCATTAAACGTCTCCAGGACGACACCGTTCAGGAAATTATTATTGCGACCAACCCGAATATCGAAGGGGAAGCGACAGCAATGTATATTTCCAGACTAGTTAAACCGACAGGGATTAAGGTGACCCGTATTGCTCACGGCCTCCCTGTTGGAGGGGACCTTGAATATGCAGATGAAGTCACGCTGTCCAAGGCCATTGAAGGAAGAAGGGAACTCTAA
- a CDS encoding YbaB/EbfC family nucleoid-associated protein: MKMKNMGNMMKQMQKMQKEMAKAQEQLKEETVEATAGGGMVTVIVTGEKRVVDIQIKEEVVDPEDVEMLQDLVLAATNEALAQVDELVNERMGKFTKGMNLPGMF; encoded by the coding sequence ATGAAAATGAAAAACATGGGTAATATGATGAAACAGATGCAGAAAATGCAAAAGGAAATGGCCAAAGCACAGGAACAGCTGAAGGAAGAAACAGTTGAAGCAACTGCCGGCGGCGGTATGGTAACAGTAATCGTCACAGGTGAAAAGCGTGTAGTAGATATTCAGATCAAGGAAGAAGTTGTCGACCCTGAAGATGTGGAAATGCTTCAGGACCTTGTGCTTGCTGCCACTAACGAAGCCCTTGCCCAAGTAGACGAACTGGTTAATGAACGGATGGGGAAATTTACAAAAGGCATGAACCTGCCGGGCATGTTCTAA
- the dnaX gene encoding DNA polymerase III subunit gamma/tau, whose product MGYQALYRVWRPRKLSDVVGQEHITKTLKNALVQQKLSHAYLFSGPRGTGKTSAAKIVAKAINCEQAPVEEPCDECAACRGISDGSVVDVMEIDAASNNGVDEIRDIRDKVKFAPSAVKYKVYIIDEVHMLSTGAFNALLKTLEEPPGHVIFILATTEPHKIPLTIISRCQRFDFKRISSESMIRRMNEIVHTTGVQIHDDALTMIARTSEGGMRDALSLLDQAISYAEEEVTLQDVLSITGAVSQQLLYDTADALQSKDVAGALQSVDKVIKEGKDPNRYLEDMIYFYRDILLYQTAPSLKDSLERVTADERLEQTAASLPAEWIYAVIDKLNHFQQEMKWSNHPKVFLELFVVQACHLQAASSAGESADSAAVDELKEKVKELEAALNRLKSTGVQQGAEPESSGTGSSAKPAPKKRASSSAKSRGQMGRVREMLAHATKGHLQTVTGQWGQISEHVKASSVPASAWLNDCKPVAASENLVVLAFKNEMHRDMIDTKFREVVESAISKVTGKGLQFVTLLGPHWDETKASFVQEQRGDEGEEKADPLVDEAIKLVGQDLVEIKE is encoded by the coding sequence ATGGGCTATCAAGCGCTCTACCGGGTCTGGCGTCCCCGAAAACTCTCAGACGTCGTCGGACAGGAGCACATCACAAAAACACTTAAAAATGCACTCGTGCAGCAAAAGCTCTCCCACGCCTATCTGTTTTCCGGCCCCCGCGGGACAGGAAAGACAAGTGCAGCGAAAATTGTTGCAAAGGCAATTAACTGTGAACAGGCACCTGTAGAAGAGCCCTGTGACGAATGTGCGGCCTGCAGAGGAATCAGTGACGGATCTGTGGTGGACGTGATGGAGATTGACGCCGCGAGTAACAACGGTGTTGATGAAATACGGGACATCAGAGACAAGGTTAAATTTGCGCCAAGCGCTGTGAAATACAAAGTCTACATAATAGACGAAGTGCATATGCTGTCGACCGGTGCCTTCAATGCTCTTTTAAAAACGCTTGAAGAACCGCCTGGACATGTCATTTTTATTCTTGCAACGACAGAGCCGCATAAAATCCCGCTAACGATTATTTCAAGGTGTCAGCGCTTTGATTTTAAACGGATCTCCTCTGAGTCGATGATCCGAAGAATGAACGAAATTGTTCATACGACAGGCGTCCAGATTCACGACGATGCTCTGACGATGATTGCCAGAACTTCTGAAGGAGGAATGCGGGATGCGCTGAGTCTTCTGGATCAGGCGATATCCTACGCCGAAGAGGAAGTCACGCTGCAGGACGTGCTCTCCATTACCGGTGCTGTATCTCAGCAGCTTCTTTACGACACAGCCGACGCTCTTCAGAGTAAAGATGTAGCCGGTGCCCTTCAGTCTGTTGACAAGGTTATAAAGGAAGGAAAAGATCCGAACCGGTACCTTGAGGATATGATCTACTTCTACCGGGACATCCTTCTTTATCAGACAGCTCCCTCGCTCAAGGATTCTCTGGAGCGGGTAACCGCAGATGAGAGACTGGAGCAGACAGCGGCGTCCCTCCCTGCGGAGTGGATTTACGCCGTCATTGACAAACTGAATCATTTTCAGCAGGAAATGAAATGGTCCAATCATCCAAAAGTATTTCTCGAACTTTTTGTGGTGCAGGCCTGTCACCTTCAGGCAGCATCATCTGCAGGGGAATCAGCAGACAGCGCCGCTGTAGACGAGCTCAAGGAGAAAGTGAAAGAACTTGAGGCAGCACTGAACCGGCTTAAATCGACAGGTGTTCAGCAAGGAGCAGAACCGGAATCGTCGGGAACGGGCTCCAGTGCTAAACCGGCACCGAAAAAGCGGGCATCCTCTTCAGCAAAAAGCCGAGGTCAAATGGGAAGAGTCAGAGAGATGCTTGCCCACGCCACAAAAGGGCATCTTCAAACTGTAACTGGTCAATGGGGGCAGATTTCAGAACACGTGAAAGCTTCAAGTGTGCCTGCATCGGCCTGGCTGAATGACTGCAAGCCGGTTGCCGCTTCTGAAAATCTCGTCGTTCTGGCCTTTAAGAATGAAATGCACCGCGACATGATTGATACGAAGTTCCGCGAGGTTGTCGAAAGTGCGATCTCGAAAGTGACGGGAAAAGGTCTGCAGTTCGTTACTCTTCTCGGCCCTCACTGGGATGAAACAAAGGCTTCCTTTGTACAGGAGCAGCGTGGAGACGAAGGAGAAGAAAAAGCAGACCCGCTCGTTGACGAAGCAATCAAGCTCGTTGGACAGGATCTGGTAGAGATTAAAGAATAA
- a CDS encoding YycC family protein yields the protein MRPNQFSLETAKMIAEKLNMPVEHVMHTPPHILTAKLKEAEEKAEKEKTDRN from the coding sequence ATGAGACCAAATCAATTTTCCCTTGAAACGGCAAAAATGATTGCAGAAAAGCTGAATATGCCAGTGGAGCACGTGATGCATACCCCTCCGCATATTCTGACGGCAAAACTGAAGGAAGCAGAAGAGAAGGCCGAAAAAGAAAAAACGGACCGGAATTGA
- the tadA gene encoding tRNA adenosine(34) deaminase TadA, which translates to MAQTIWEKDDEFWMREALIEAEKAGEKKEVPIGAIVVQNGTIIGRGHNERETLQQGVNHAEITAITSACRNEKSWRLPEATLYVTLEPCPMCAGAIVQTRIPRVVYGAPDPKAGCCGTLMNLLDEPRFNHQASVTSGILQEECANLLKNFFRNLRERKKQFKNQSTERTGNK; encoded by the coding sequence ATGGCACAGACAATTTGGGAAAAAGATGATGAGTTCTGGATGAGGGAAGCTCTCATTGAAGCAGAAAAGGCCGGAGAAAAAAAGGAAGTCCCGATTGGAGCCATCGTGGTACAGAATGGCACCATCATCGGCCGGGGTCACAATGAGAGAGAGACACTCCAGCAAGGAGTCAATCATGCAGAGATCACAGCGATTACCAGTGCCTGCAGGAATGAAAAAAGCTGGAGGCTGCCGGAGGCCACATTGTATGTCACCCTGGAACCGTGTCCGATGTGCGCGGGGGCGATCGTCCAGACGAGAATCCCGCGGGTTGTATATGGTGCTCCTGATCCGAAGGCCGGATGCTGCGGGACATTGATGAATCTGCTCGATGAACCCCGGTTTAATCATCAGGCCTCAGTTACGTCCGGCATTCTTCAGGAGGAATGCGCCAACCTGCTGAAAAATTTTTTCAGGAATCTCAGGGAAAGAAAGAAACAGTTTAAAAATCAATCCACAGAAAGGACGGGTAATAAATGA
- the opp4C gene encoding oligopeptide ABC transporter permease, protein MSAVVDQQRVEELKKKAKKQSPWAIARRKLLRNKLAVISLVYLIIVIIAAYLAPWITPHSPTLVDIMNRNVEPGGEYILGTDRSGRDILTLLLYGARTSLTIGIVCMIGIVLIGTTIGSIAGYYGGWVDAVLMRFTDFMMNFPFLVFVIVLASIFREAGIWALIVVFIVLGWTGAARVVRSKMMSEKENEYVMAAISIGGTPFKVIRKHLLPNVMTTIIVQATLLLAVMIVAETALSFLGFGVPSGTPSWGNMMQEARSPTVIRNSWWIWIPPAIAITSTILAINFIGEGIKDAFNPKSLR, encoded by the coding sequence ATGTCAGCAGTTGTAGACCAACAACGTGTAGAAGAACTGAAAAAGAAAGCTAAGAAACAATCTCCGTGGGCTATCGCCCGACGTAAACTGCTTCGCAATAAACTGGCTGTAATCAGCCTTGTGTATCTCATAATCGTTATTATTGCAGCGTATCTGGCGCCGTGGATTACTCCGCACAGTCCGACGCTGGTAGATATCATGAACCGGAACGTAGAGCCCGGGGGAGAATACATCCTCGGGACCGATCGTTCAGGACGGGATATCCTGACGCTTCTGCTCTACGGAGCTCGTACATCCCTTACGATCGGTATTGTCTGTATGATTGGTATTGTGCTGATCGGTACGACAATCGGCTCGATCGCTGGTTACTACGGCGGCTGGGTAGATGCGGTACTGATGCGCTTTACTGACTTTATGATGAACTTCCCGTTCCTCGTATTCGTAATCGTACTTGCTTCCATTTTCCGTGAAGCTGGTATCTGGGCGCTCATTGTCGTCTTTATCGTACTCGGCTGGACCGGGGCTGCCCGGGTTGTACGAAGTAAGATGATGTCCGAGAAGGAGAATGAATACGTCATGGCTGCCATTTCGATTGGCGGTACGCCGTTTAAAGTCATCCGTAAACACCTTCTTCCGAACGTCATGACAACGATCATCGTACAGGCAACACTTTTGCTTGCAGTCATGATCGTAGCGGAAACAGCACTCAGTTTCCTTGGTTTCGGGGTTCCGTCCGGTACACCGAGCTGGGGTAACATGATGCAGGAAGCCCGGAGTCCTACTGTAATAAGAAACTCCTGGTGGATCTGGATTCCGCCTGCGATTGCCATTACGTCTACGATTCTTGCCATTAACTTTATTGGTGAGGGCATCAAGGACGCATTTAACCCTAAATCACTGCGTTAA
- the opp4B gene encoding oligopeptide ABC transporter permease, with amino-acid sequence MLLYTLRRILIMIPILIMISIVVFSLALAMPGDALSGQIDPANTDPQYIADQRERLGLNDPVHVQYVRWATGVVQWDFGRSFNHRMPVTELIGERLPNTILLSVMSLMITYVLAFFMGRYAGRHPYTPGDYGIQGINYLMLAIPSFVAAIFAIFIFSFQFGWFPSTGSVGSGLQSGTWDWWVSKIHHTALPALVLGGLTTASYTQFLRNDIIENSQKDYVRTARAKGTPEGTIYNKHILRNSVIPIITLFGFDIASIIGGAVIIETVFTYRGIGELLISSITNRDYSVVTAITLMLSVATLVGNLIADLIYGVVDPRIRVE; translated from the coding sequence ATGTTACTTTACACATTAAGACGAATACTCATTATGATCCCGATCTTGATCATGATCTCCATTGTGGTTTTCTCCCTGGCATTAGCTATGCCGGGGGATGCCCTTTCCGGGCAGATTGACCCTGCAAACACTGACCCACAGTATATCGCAGATCAACGGGAGAGACTGGGCCTTAATGATCCTGTTCACGTACAGTATGTACGCTGGGCAACGGGTGTTGTCCAATGGGATTTCGGTCGTTCGTTTAACCACAGGATGCCGGTTACTGAGCTGATAGGAGAAAGACTTCCTAACACCATATTGTTATCGGTCATGTCGTTAATGATCACCTATGTCCTTGCCTTCTTCATGGGTCGTTACGCTGGTCGTCATCCATACACACCTGGAGATTATGGAATACAGGGAATTAACTATTTGATGTTAGCCATCCCAAGCTTTGTTGCTGCCATTTTCGCGATTTTTATCTTTTCTTTCCAGTTCGGATGGTTCCCTTCAACGGGGAGTGTCGGATCTGGCCTGCAATCCGGAACGTGGGACTGGTGGGTAAGTAAGATTCACCACACAGCCTTGCCGGCACTTGTCTTAGGTGGGTTAACAACAGCTAGTTATACGCAATTTTTACGTAATGATATTATTGAAAATTCACAGAAAGACTATGTCCGTACGGCCCGTGCAAAAGGGACTCCGGAAGGGACGATTTACAACAAGCATATCCTGCGGAACTCTGTCATTCCGATCATTACACTTTTCGGGTTTGACATTGCAAGTATCATCGGCGGAGCAGTCATTATTGAAACAGTATTTACGTACCGGGGAATTGGAGAGCTTCTGATCAGTTCGATTACAAACCGCGACTATTCAGTCGTAACTGCCATTACACTCATGCTCTCGGTTGCAACACTGGTTGGTAACCTCATTGCCGACCTTATCTACGGTGTTGTAGATCCGCGGATCAGAGTGGAATAG
- the opp4A gene encoding oligopeptide ABC transporter substrate-binding protein → MKKSLLLLLAMLLSISILVVACGGDEEEPADTDTDTDEQDADGGDEDADGDADEEEEVSQEDAPQGGSVTYGYTQPFAGVFDIAHYGGQDDAIALGIMTEGLVDTDDELLPEPNLATWDEDGTTITFHIEEGVYWHNGEELTAEDMAYAWQVIAHPDYTGTRQSNVAMIVGAQEVMDLEDYDAEATHELEGVTIVDDHTLEVEVVAEAPNTLSNLWTNPIPKAHYEGIAVADLEESDEVRRNPVGLGPFEVANIVPGEQVEFTAYEDYWKGRPNLDEVIYRIIDGEMAGELIQQGEVDLIDLPPSQAVDLEGVEGVTLEEIEALSYSYIGFKLGHWDGEQNVMDNDKFADKNVRHAFAHAIDRQGIIDAFSEGYGTVINAPESVISWAYPDESTLNQYEYDPERAMELLDEAGFEDVTGDGFRENSDGEEFTVNFMAMSGTDIAEPRATYIVQNLQDVGINAQLQDGQLFEFNLFYDLVEEDDADIDLFMGAWGLAADPDPTGLWRTNDFWNFPRWVNEESEELIERGLSEEAMDIDYRAEVYQEWHQLVNEELPLIPLNSPVDVYAINSEVGGITVGVRDATDDAHLWYREQ, encoded by the coding sequence ATGAAGAAATCGCTATTATTGCTGTTGGCGATGCTTCTATCAATTTCGATTCTGGTAGTAGCTTGTGGCGGCGACGAAGAAGAGCCGGCCGATACAGACACGGACACGGATGAACAGGATGCAGACGGCGGCGATGAAGACGCTGACGGGGATGCAGACGAAGAAGAGGAAGTTTCACAGGAAGATGCACCACAGGGCGGCTCTGTAACGTACGGTTACACACAGCCATTCGCAGGTGTTTTTGATATCGCCCACTACGGTGGACAGGATGATGCCATTGCACTCGGTATCATGACAGAAGGGCTCGTTGACACTGACGATGAACTTCTTCCAGAGCCGAATCTGGCTACATGGGATGAAGATGGTACAACAATCACGTTCCACATCGAAGAAGGTGTTTACTGGCATAATGGGGAAGAACTGACTGCCGAAGATATGGCTTATGCATGGCAGGTCATTGCTCACCCTGACTACACAGGAACCCGTCAGTCCAACGTAGCTATGATCGTTGGTGCTCAGGAAGTAATGGACCTTGAAGATTACGATGCTGAAGCAACGCATGAACTTGAAGGTGTAACAATAGTAGACGACCACACACTTGAGGTGGAAGTTGTAGCGGAAGCGCCAAATACGCTTTCCAACCTTTGGACAAACCCGATTCCAAAAGCTCACTATGAAGGTATTGCTGTAGCAGATCTTGAGGAATCTGACGAAGTACGCCGTAACCCGGTAGGTCTTGGACCGTTTGAGGTTGCGAACATCGTCCCTGGTGAGCAGGTTGAATTTACTGCTTACGAAGACTACTGGAAAGGCCGCCCGAACCTTGATGAAGTCATTTACCGTATCATTGACGGTGAAATGGCCGGCGAACTGATTCAGCAGGGTGAGGTTGACCTGATCGATCTTCCTCCTTCACAGGCAGTTGACCTTGAAGGTGTTGAAGGTGTAACACTTGAAGAAATCGAAGCTCTTTCCTACAGCTATATCGGCTTTAAGCTCGGCCACTGGGACGGAGAGCAGAACGTAATGGATAACGACAAGTTTGCTGATAAAAACGTTCGTCATGCATTTGCACATGCGATCGACCGCCAGGGAATCATCGACGCATTCAGTGAAGGTTACGGAACTGTAATCAATGCTCCTGAATCTGTTATTTCCTGGGCTTACCCGGATGAGTCTACACTTAACCAGTACGAATACGATCCGGAAAGAGCAATGGAACTTCTTGACGAAGCCGGTTTTGAAGATGTAACTGGCGACGGTTTCCGTGAGAACTCAGACGGAGAAGAGTTTACTGTTAACTTTATGGCGATGAGCGGTACTGACATTGCAGAACCACGTGCAACATATATCGTTCAGAACCTTCAGGACGTAGGTATTAACGCGCAGCTTCAGGATGGACAGCTGTTTGAGTTCAACCTTTTCTATGACCTTGTAGAAGAAGACGATGCTGACATCGACCTCTTCATGGGTGCATGGGGACTTGCTGCAGATCCGGATCCAACTGGTCTGTGGAGAACAAATGATTTCTGGAACTTCCCACGTTGGGTTAACGAAGAGTCTGAAGAGCTTATTGAGCGCGGACTTAGTGAGGAAGCGATGGACATCGACTACCGTGCAGAGGTTTATCAGGAATGGCACCAGCTTGTAAACGAAGAGCTGCCGCTTATCCCGCTTAACTCTCCAGTAGATGTATATGCGATCAACTCTGAAGTGGGTGGCATTACTGTCGGCGTACGTGACGCAACTGACGATGCTCACCTCTGGTACCGTGAACAATAA
- a CDS encoding ABC transporter ATP-binding protein: MTQKQKSEHLLRIEELKKYYPVRGGFLRRKIGDVKAVDNISFELKRGETFGLVGESGCGKSTAGRTITRLFKPTSGKIFFEGEDITNIYGSKLRNMRKDIQMVFQDPYASLNPKMMVGSIVSEPILNYRRVSERKVRDEVMDLLTKVGLPEDAYFKYPHEFSGGQRQRIGIARALALKPKLIVADEPVSALDVSVQSQVLNLLRSLQKEFNLTLLFIAHDLSVVKHMSDRIGVMYLGNLVEVADAEDLYRDPKHPYTKALISAIPMPDPRNKSDRIILKGDVPSPQNPPVGCPFHPRCPEAMPQCSETKPQLKEVNREHRVSCLLYD, from the coding sequence ATGACCCAAAAACAAAAGTCAGAACATTTGCTCCGTATAGAAGAGTTAAAAAAATACTATCCGGTCCGCGGGGGCTTCTTACGCAGAAAGATCGGGGATGTTAAAGCAGTAGACAATATCTCATTTGAACTGAAACGGGGTGAAACATTCGGTCTTGTAGGTGAGTCCGGCTGCGGTAAATCCACAGCAGGCCGCACGATCACCCGGCTGTTTAAGCCCACCAGCGGCAAGATTTTCTTTGAGGGCGAAGACATCACCAACATTTACGGTTCTAAGCTTCGAAATATGAGAAAAGATATTCAGATGGTGTTTCAGGATCCATACGCTTCTCTTAACCCGAAAATGATGGTCGGAAGCATTGTCTCGGAACCGATCCTGAATTACCGTCGTGTATCAGAGAGAAAAGTACGCGACGAAGTGATGGACCTTCTTACAAAGGTAGGTCTTCCGGAAGATGCATACTTTAAGTATCCTCACGAATTTTCAGGCGGCCAGCGTCAGCGTATCGGAATTGCCCGGGCACTCGCCCTTAAACCGAAACTGATTGTAGCCGACGAACCTGTATCTGCACTGGATGTGTCGGTACAGTCTCAGGTGCTGAACCTGCTGAGAAGCCTTCAGAAAGAATTTAATCTGACGCTTCTGTTTATCGCCCATGACCTGAGTGTTGTAAAACACATGAGTGACCGGATTGGTGTTATGTACCTTGGAAACCTTGTGGAAGTGGCCGATGCAGAAGACCTTTACCGTGACCCTAAACATCCGTATACGAAAGCGCTGATCAGCGCGATTCCGATGCCGGATCCAAGAAATAAAAGTGACCGGATTATTTTAAAAGGGGATGTGCCAAGTCCGCAGAATCCACCGGTTGGCTGCCCGTTCCATCCAAGGTGTCCCGAAGCGATGCCGCAGTGCAGTGAGACAAAGCCTCAGTTGAAGGAGGTGAATCGGGAGCACAGAGTTTCGTGCTTACTATACGATTAA
- a CDS encoding ABC transporter ATP-binding protein, giving the protein MSKQNALLEIDNLHTGFNIDGDFHHAIKGVSFDVKPKEVVCVVGESGCGKSVMSLSIMQLLPKHNGKIDKGEIRFNGQNLAELSEKQMNGIRGKDISMIFQEPMTALNPVLTIGFQIDEVLLNHSKTSKEQVRKKSIQLLKDVGISRSEQIVHEYPHQLSGGMRQRVMIAMAIACEPALLIADEPTTALDVTVQAQILELIKKIQDDKGMAVMLITHDLGVVAEMADRVVVMYAGQVVEQSDVDRIFHDPKHPYTQALLGSIPKMDEKADELNTIKGIVPTLTKMPKQGCRFVDRCPAAMPECKQIDPQLAETDKGHTVRCLLYKESQPGEKAEVRT; this is encoded by the coding sequence ATGAGCAAGCAAAACGCGCTTTTAGAGATAGACAACTTGCATACAGGGTTCAACATTGACGGTGATTTTCATCACGCTATTAAAGGCGTATCCTTCGATGTCAAACCGAAAGAGGTTGTATGTGTTGTAGGAGAGTCCGGCTGCGGGAAGAGTGTAATGTCTCTCTCCATTATGCAGCTGCTGCCAAAACATAACGGCAAGATCGATAAAGGTGAAATCCGCTTTAATGGCCAGAACCTTGCTGAATTGTCTGAAAAGCAGATGAACGGCATTCGTGGAAAAGATATCAGCATGATATTTCAGGAGCCGATGACGGCGCTGAATCCGGTTCTGACAATAGGGTTCCAGATCGATGAAGTTCTTCTGAACCACTCTAAAACATCTAAAGAACAAGTGAGAAAGAAAAGTATACAGCTGCTGAAGGATGTGGGAATTTCCCGATCCGAGCAGATCGTTCACGAGTATCCCCACCAGCTTTCAGGCGGTATGCGCCAGCGGGTAATGATTGCCATGGCCATCGCATGCGAACCCGCACTGCTGATTGCGGACGAGCCTACAACGGCACTGGACGTTACAGTTCAGGCTCAGATTCTTGAACTGATTAAAAAGATTCAGGACGACAAAGGGATGGCTGTAATGCTGATTACCCACGACCTCGGGGTTGTAGCCGAAATGGCGGACCGGGTTGTGGTTATGTATGCAGGTCAGGTGGTTGAACAGTCTGACGTTGACCGGATCTTCCATGATCCGAAGCATCCTTATACACAGGCTCTTCTCGGGTCCATTCCGAAAATGGATGAGAAGGCAGATGAACTTAACACGATTAAGGGAATCGTCCCTACTCTGACGAAAATGCCGAAACAGGGATGCCGCTTTGTAGACCGCTGTCCGGCGGCTATGCCTGAATGCAAGCAGATTGACCCTCAGTTAGCAGAGACAGACAAAGGCCATACCGTTCGCTGTCTTCTATATAAAGAGAGTCAGCCTGGGGAAAAAGCGGAGGTGCGAACATGA
- the opp4C gene encoding oligopeptide ABC transporter permease — translation METQVNQQVGTAPPKVTKDSEKSLSPFQLAMRRFLRNKLAIAGLVVLSFFVLVAVFADLIAPHSPTAHNLYNIDAKASSEHWLGTDSSGRDNFSRLVHGARISLTIGFFAMFFTVAIGVILGSLAGYYGRWVDGLIMRATDLMMILPFLLLILTIVAIVQSVTITLFVTIIALTAWPNLTRIIRATFLSLREKEYVLGARSIGASDFRIIFKHFLPNAVGPIIVNATLMMATMIILESALSFIGFGIPQPTPTWGNMITEANSLRILENNWETWVPPGVAILLTVLAINFIGDGLRDAFDPKSNQ, via the coding sequence ATGGAAACACAAGTGAACCAGCAGGTGGGCACAGCCCCGCCTAAAGTAACCAAGGATTCGGAAAAAAGCTTAAGCCCTTTTCAATTGGCGATGCGGCGGTTCCTGAGAAATAAGCTTGCTATTGCCGGTCTGGTCGTACTCAGCTTTTTTGTCCTCGTGGCTGTCTTTGCAGATCTCATCGCGCCGCACAGTCCGACCGCTCATAATCTGTACAATATCGATGCGAAAGCATCATCTGAACATTGGCTCGGAACTGACAGCTCCGGCCGGGATAACTTTTCAAGACTTGTACACGGAGCGAGAATCTCCCTTACAATTGGATTTTTCGCCATGTTTTTTACAGTAGCAATCGGAGTCATTCTCGGATCACTGGCAGGGTATTACGGAAGATGGGTTGACGGACTGATCATGCGTGCAACTGACCTCATGATGATTCTTCCTTTCCTTCTTCTGATCCTGACGATCGTTGCCATTGTTCAGTCGGTTACGATTACGCTGTTTGTAACCATCATTGCCCTGACAGCCTGGCCGAACCTGACGAGGATTATAAGGGCTACGTTCCTCTCCCTAAGAGAAAAAGAATATGTCCTTGGGGCAAGATCGATCGGCGCCTCTGATTTCCGGATTATTTTTAAGCACTTTCTTCCAAATGCCGTAGGTCCAATCATTGTAAATGCCACACTGATGATGGCAACGATGATCATCCTCGAATCGGCGCTCAGCTTTATCGGTTTCGGTATTCCTCAGCCGACACCAACCTGGGGGAATATGATTACGGAAGCGAACAGCCTTCGAATTCTTGAGAATAACTGGGAAACCTGGGTTCCTCCAGGGGTAGCCATCCTTCTTACCGTTCTTGCGATTAACTTCATCGGTGACGGTTTAAGAGATGCGTTCGATCCGAAAAGCAATCAGTAA